The following proteins come from a genomic window of Mucinivorans hirudinis:
- a CDS encoding transposase codes for MSSTFRVLFYLRRNYVNKEGKASIMIRITISGEVVQFSSKLDIEPELWSGAAGRAIGRTGAAQKINTALDGIKTAIINHYRRISDREPSVTAEKVRNEFLGIVPKGETLLELFDKHIEDTSKLVGISKSAATLQKHKVTRTHVANFMASQYKISDISLKEINHMFLTDFENFLRVEAQCNANTTAKFMQFFKRIIIIARNNGWIHADPFANYIIRLQKVDRGCLTQEEIEAILKRKFESKRLEQVRDIFIFSCFTGLAYIDVKKLTKYNVRTSFDGNLWIMTKRQKTNVQSNILLLEVPQRIIEKYSGTLPDGILLPVLSNQITT; via the coding sequence ATGAGCAGTACATTTAGAGTTCTTTTCTACCTCCGTAGAAATTACGTAAACAAAGAGGGTAAAGCCTCAATTATGATCCGCATCACAATCAGCGGAGAAGTTGTCCAATTCAGCAGTAAACTTGACATCGAGCCTGAGTTATGGAGCGGAGCAGCCGGGCGTGCCATTGGCAGAACAGGAGCAGCCCAAAAAATCAACACAGCTTTAGACGGTATCAAAACCGCAATTATCAACCACTACCGACGTATATCGGACAGAGAGCCTTCCGTTACAGCCGAAAAAGTGCGTAACGAATTTCTGGGTATCGTTCCCAAAGGTGAAACACTGCTTGAGCTTTTCGACAAGCATATCGAGGACACGTCCAAACTCGTTGGTATCAGCAAATCCGCTGCTACCCTACAAAAACACAAGGTTACACGGACGCACGTTGCCAACTTTATGGCTTCCCAATATAAAATATCGGATATTTCGCTCAAAGAGATTAATCATATGTTTTTGACTGACTTTGAAAACTTTCTGCGTGTGGAGGCACAATGCAATGCCAACACTACTGCTAAGTTTATGCAATTCTTCAAACGTATCATTATTATTGCTCGCAACAACGGCTGGATTCACGCTGATCCATTTGCCAACTATATTATCCGTTTGCAGAAAGTGGATAGGGGTTGTTTGACGCAGGAGGAGATTGAGGCTATATTAAAGAGAAAGTTTGAATCTAAACGTTTGGAGCAAGTGCGTGATATATTTATATTTAGCTGCTTCACCGGATTGGCGTACATCGACGTAAAGAAATTGACGAAGTATAACGTCCGTACCTCTTTCGACGGTAATTTATGGATTATGACCAAACGACAAAAGACCAACGTTCAGTCAAATATCTTGCTTTTGGAAGTTCCGCAACGCATCATTGAGAAGTATAGCGGTACTCTTCCCGACGGAATTTTATTGCCCGTTTTGAGTAACCAGATAACAACCTAA
- a CDS encoding Tyrosine type site-specific recombinase produces the protein MGNELKVSFYLRHKEIRKDGTVPIMGRITIGKQMAQFSAKLSVAISLWDIKAARALGKSKVATDLNRALDKIAVSIHTSYEELIERKGTATPKEVVVAFQGMASGQESLLGYCDKFHKMMLQRVGINLKAKSCEQYRIAFKYLREFIKAKYNLKEISFGALDYSFIEKFDHYLRIERKFKANSVVGIIGKIKLMVKSAITDDVIVFDPFISFRSEGEESKPKTLTRQELEQIMTTPLDIPSRYLVRDLFLFSAFTGISFSDLRNLKYSDLATNDDGTVWIHSKRIKTGVEFHVPLLDLPIKLIDKYRGSTDGEHVFRMLSNVKTNLHLKKIAQMCGIDKCLCFHAARHCYASVITLSQGIPMETVSRMLGHSTIKSTRIYAQISYEKVDSDMKQLAKSIKGKYHLANL, from the coding sequence ATGGGTAACGAACTAAAAGTTAGCTTTTATCTCCGGCACAAAGAGATAAGAAAGGATGGAACCGTTCCAATTATGGGGCGCATCACCATCGGCAAGCAGATGGCACAATTTAGTGCCAAATTAAGTGTTGCTATATCCCTATGGGATATTAAAGCAGCCAGAGCATTAGGCAAAAGCAAGGTTGCTACCGACCTAAACCGCGCCTTAGACAAGATCGCTGTATCTATTCACACAAGTTACGAGGAGCTAATCGAGCGAAAAGGTACAGCCACCCCGAAAGAAGTTGTAGTAGCCTTTCAAGGTATGGCATCGGGACAAGAGTCCCTGCTCGGCTATTGTGATAAATTCCACAAAATGATGCTTCAGCGTGTTGGCATCAACCTGAAAGCAAAGAGTTGCGAGCAATATCGTATAGCTTTCAAATATCTAAGGGAGTTCATAAAAGCAAAATACAACCTCAAAGAGATCTCATTTGGTGCCTTGGATTACTCCTTTATCGAGAAATTTGACCACTATCTGCGCATAGAACGAAAATTCAAAGCGAATAGCGTTGTCGGTATAATCGGCAAAATCAAGCTGATGGTTAAATCTGCAATTACCGATGATGTAATTGTTTTTGACCCATTTATATCATTCCGCAGCGAAGGCGAAGAGTCAAAGCCTAAGACCTTGACACGTCAGGAGCTTGAGCAGATTATGACTACCCCTCTCGATATTCCAAGCAGGTATTTGGTGAGAGACCTATTTCTGTTTTCAGCCTTTACAGGCATCTCATTTAGTGATCTTCGCAACCTGAAATATAGCGACCTCGCAACAAATGATGATGGGACAGTGTGGATTCACTCTAAACGTATTAAAACAGGCGTAGAATTTCACGTCCCTCTATTAGACCTGCCTATAAAATTGATTGACAAGTATAGGGGCTCAACCGATGGCGAACACGTATTCAGAATGTTGAGTAATGTAAAGACCAACCTACACCTAAAGAAGATAGCACAAATGTGCGGTATAGATAAGTGCTTGTGCTTTCACGCAGCCCGGCACTGCTACGCCAGTGTCATTACGCTCTCCCAAGGTATCCCGATGGAGACAGTCAGTCGGATGCTGGGGCACAGCACGATAAAATCCACTCGTATCTACGCTCAAATATCTTATGAGAAAGTGGATAGCGATATGAAGCAACTTGCCAAAAGCATCAAAGGAAAATATCATTTAGCAAACTTATAA
- a CDS encoding Integrase produces MDKVKYNTFAVMFYINKGRIKKNGTTTVMGRISVSGEMVQFSTQIEVDPTLWDAKRYRLKGRERESIEINNQLQELTDAITGYHKDFIKQQGYVTAELLKNRVCNIGQKTDMLLELFREHNEQYKQMVGVNREEKSFLMYHYAINYIADFIKSQYGAEDIELIKLNLRFLEDMMLFLRGEKGLSVNTANGVAISLKRVIKCAINQGTLRKDPFVGYKFDVVPPECRHQIEEDLHKLMTTEVKSKALCFSRDMFIFSTFTGTSFSDVVKLTDKNIGINNKGDKHLTFKRQKTGTECYVPLLDIPLKIIDKYRSERKSERLFNMTTWSTMYENLGKMQKLCGLKEPISYHQSRHNFGTLITLLNDVPIETVAKMMGHKDLKTTEIYARMSNKKVGDDMKRIVKSSKSKFKLFEDRDMPIVEEYNYFEFRDRYEKRYGKNQ; encoded by the coding sequence ATGGATAAGGTAAAGTATAACACCTTTGCTGTGATGTTTTACATCAACAAAGGGCGAATCAAGAAAAACGGTACGACCACCGTTATGGGGCGCATATCGGTTAGCGGTGAGATGGTTCAATTCTCAACACAGATTGAAGTAGATCCAACTCTTTGGGATGCTAAAAGGTATCGTCTGAAAGGGCGAGAGCGTGAGTCCATTGAAATCAACAACCAATTACAGGAGCTAACAGATGCGATTACCGGCTATCATAAGGATTTTATTAAGCAGCAGGGGTATGTAACGGCAGAGCTTCTGAAAAACAGAGTTTGCAACATCGGACAGAAAACCGATATGTTGCTTGAACTCTTTCGGGAGCATAACGAGCAGTACAAACAGATGGTTGGGGTTAATAGAGAAGAGAAAAGCTTTCTGATGTACCACTATGCGATCAACTACATTGCCGATTTTATAAAATCTCAATATGGTGCAGAAGATATAGAGCTAATCAAATTGAACCTTAGGTTCTTAGAAGATATGATGCTCTTTCTAAGGGGAGAAAAGGGATTGTCTGTAAATACAGCCAACGGGGTTGCCATTTCACTCAAGCGAGTTATCAAATGTGCAATAAATCAAGGAACGCTACGCAAAGATCCATTTGTGGGGTATAAGTTTGATGTAGTACCACCGGAGTGTCGCCACCAAATAGAAGAGGATTTGCACAAGCTGATGACAACAGAGGTTAAATCGAAAGCCCTCTGTTTTAGTCGTGATATGTTTATATTTTCCACATTTACAGGCACTTCATTTTCGGATGTTGTAAAACTGACGGATAAAAACATAGGCATTAACAATAAAGGGGATAAGCACCTCACCTTCAAGCGACAAAAGACGGGCACGGAATGTTATGTCCCTCTGCTTGATATTCCGCTGAAAATCATTGATAAATATCGGAGTGAGCGTAAAAGCGAGAGGCTCTTTAATATGACTACGTGGTCTACGATGTACGAGAATCTGGGTAAGATGCAAAAACTTTGCGGACTAAAAGAGCCCATCTCATACCACCAAAGTCGCCATAATTTCGGAACGCTGATTACTCTGCTGAACGATGTGCCTATTGAGACGGTAGCCAAGATGATGGGACATAAAGATTTGAAAACTACCGAGATCTACGCACGTATGAGTAATAAAAAGGTGGGTGATGATATGAAGCGGATAGTCAAGAGCAGCAAAAGTAAATTCAAGCTCTTTGAAGACAGGGATATGCCAATCGTGGAGGAGTATAATTATTTTGAATTTAGAGATAGGTATGAAAAGAGATATGGTAAAAATCAGTGA
- a CDS encoding Conjugative transposon protein TraB yields the protein MSDNLEEFITQGQIAGLPKEKNHPFANERTERTEQSSPTLPIPPIEPTKRSSPKQRKASIEEYQQTYLTTPKIVDRQTIFISRTLRDEVDVVVRRLGDRKLSVSGFVENLVRAHLSDYASELDGWKRM from the coding sequence ATGTCAGACAATTTAGAGGAATTCATCACACAGGGGCAGATTGCAGGCTTGCCAAAAGAGAAAAATCATCCTTTCGCAAATGAGCGAACCGAGCGAACCGAGCAGAGTTCACCAACTTTACCTATTCCACCAATCGAACCGACTAAACGTAGTTCACCCAAGCAGCGCAAGGCATCTATAGAGGAGTATCAACAAACCTATCTCACTACTCCAAAGATAGTTGATAGGCAGACTATTTTTATCAGTCGAACGCTACGAGATGAAGTTGATGTAGTCGTCAGACGGTTGGGAGATAGAAAACTGAGCGTATCGGGTTTTGTAGAAAACCTTGTTCGTGCGCACCTTAGCGACTACGCCAGTGAACTTGATGGGTGGAAACGAATGTAG
- a CDS encoding Putative conjugative transposon mobilization protein BF0132: protein MVAKISVSGSLAGAVNYNMNKLKADTAQILLTNKMLCPEPNEVFKANDMIKDFELFMPQRYRTENPVFHVSLNPHPDDKLSDMELSLVAEEYMKRMGYGSQPYVVFKHQDISRHHIHIVSVRVNEKGKKINDKFERRRSKDITRSLEQKYGLHTAEKVSKEKKPELKMVDVSQGNAKEQVENVVREVINKYHFLTFTEYKAVLTKFNIAAEEVKGSHYGSPFSGIVYSATDTDDNKVGNPFSSATLGKFAGSEALERKYQASKEHLEKSRPAAPLKRAINQAFAGATNKEQLRYNLFQSGVGVVYRENAAGRLYGVTFIDHNTGAVLNGSRLGKEYAANAIVDRLENPRQYEHLIDNPQIQGSTQFAPQQQTQPIHRTEQHLESTIGGSIGSLFDIPILPNGDDPEEEMFRRRMQRKKKKGRRM from the coding sequence ATGGTTGCAAAAATCAGCGTCAGCGGATCACTCGCAGGGGCAGTAAATTATAATATGAACAAGCTCAAAGCCGACACCGCTCAGATACTTCTAACCAATAAAATGCTCTGTCCTGAGCCAAACGAAGTGTTTAAGGCGAATGATATGATAAAGGATTTTGAGCTCTTTATGCCTCAAAGATACCGTACCGAAAACCCTGTTTTTCACGTATCATTGAACCCTCACCCCGATGATAAGCTCTCGGATATGGAGCTTTCGCTGGTAGCCGAGGAGTATATGAAGCGTATGGGATACGGTTCGCAACCCTACGTTGTTTTCAAGCATCAGGACATAAGTCGACATCATATTCACATCGTTTCGGTGCGTGTAAATGAGAAGGGAAAGAAGATAAACGATAAGTTTGAGAGGCGGAGAAGCAAGGATATAACTCGCTCTTTGGAGCAAAAATATGGACTTCACACAGCAGAAAAGGTATCAAAAGAGAAAAAGCCAGAGCTTAAAATGGTTGATGTGAGTCAGGGAAACGCCAAAGAGCAGGTTGAAAATGTTGTTAGAGAGGTGATAAACAAATACCATTTTCTGACCTTTACGGAGTATAAAGCTGTGCTCACGAAGTTCAATATTGCAGCCGAAGAGGTGAAAGGTTCGCACTATGGTAGCCCATTTAGTGGTATTGTCTACTCTGCCACCGACACCGACGACAACAAGGTTGGCAACCCATTCTCGTCAGCCACACTGGGTAAATTTGCCGGAAGCGAAGCGTTAGAGAGAAAGTACCAAGCCTCAAAAGAACACTTGGAAAAGAGCCGTCCGGCAGCTCCATTAAAGAGAGCCATTAATCAAGCATTCGCAGGAGCAACGAACAAAGAGCAGCTCCGCTACAACCTATTCCAAAGTGGTGTCGGTGTAGTATATCGAGAGAATGCAGCAGGTCGCCTCTATGGTGTTACTTTCATTGACCACAACACAGGCGCAGTTCTCAACGGATCACGCTTAGGTAAGGAGTACGCAGCAAATGCAATTGTTGATAGGCTTGAAAATCCTCGCCAATATGAGCACCTAATCGACAATCCACAAATCCAAGGCTCTACCCAATTTGCGCCACAACAGCAGACACAACCAATTCACCGCACGGAACAACACCTCGAAAGCACCATTGGTGGTTCTATCGGTTCGCTCTTCGACATCCCGATATTGCCCAATGGCGACGACCCAGAGGAAGAGATGTTCCGCCGAAGAATGCAACGCAAAAAGAAGAAAGGGAGGCGGATGTAG
- a CDS encoding DEAD/DEAH box helicase-like protein translates to MENTITKDSRISIAASYFSIFAFEALKKELQDIAELRFIFTSPTFISEKAAKEKREFYIPRLGRERSLYGTEFEVKLRNELSQRAIAKECAEWIKSKVRFKSNTTTSTIPNFLHIDAENKFVYQPLNSFTTTNLGCEKGDELCNPVNRMPAPISENYLKIFNELWNDKAKMQDVTEEVIRNITEVYKENSPEFIYYVTLYNIFNEFLQDISEDVLPNEATGFKESIIWRKLYNFQQDAVLAIINKLEKYNGCILADSVGLGKTFTALATIKYYESRNKSVLVLCPKKLNDNWITYRSNLLNNPLAGDRLRYDVLYHTDLSRTSGYSNGLPLDRINWANYDLVVIDESHNFRNGGQSEVDDDQSMNRYQKLMNKVIRSGVRTKVLMLSATPVNNRFNDLKNQLELAYEGKSSQINKLLNTQKGIDDIFRLAQAAFNKWSKFPPEERNTDTLLKMLDFDFFEVLDSVTIARSRRHIEKYYNTEAIGKFPTRLKPISQRPPFTKKEGALSYNEIYDTLIGLNLSIYTPSEFIHDSAKNKYFDDDDFGTGLSTGREKGICKLMSTNLLKRLESSVYSFRLTTRRIKALIDSTIEKIDNHSANVELIDLSEVESEFEMDDQNTDLFSVGKRVKIELSDMNYLSWREELLSDSQSLAALLLFMDEIRPEDDEKLQTLLEVVKKKISSPLNPDNRKIIIFSAFSDTAEYLYQHVSQVVKEQFGLNSALITGSIDGRTTCPKLRTDLNSVLTCFSPRSKEKHLLMPESKDEIDILIATDCISEGQNLQDCDYLINYDIHWNPVRIIQRFGRIDRIGSKNDVIQLVNFWPDMNLDDYINLKSRVETRMRISVMTSTGDDDLINEGEKGALEYRSKQLKRLQEEVVDLEDMNDGISIMDLGLNEFRLDLLEYIKEHGDIDKVPFGMHAIVEAKDGLKPGVVYVLKNINKGVNIDSQNRLHPFYLVYISDEQEVICNHLQPKKMLDIVRLMCKGVGEPNANLCRKFNTETKDGRSMGRYSELLGKAISSIVSVKEDSELDSFFTSAETAALGSKISGLNDFELICFIVVK, encoded by the coding sequence ATGGAAAATACGATTACAAAAGATAGTCGTATTTCTATTGCTGCGTCGTATTTTTCAATTTTTGCTTTCGAGGCTTTGAAAAAAGAGTTGCAGGATATTGCTGAATTACGTTTTATTTTCACCTCTCCAACATTCATATCAGAAAAGGCAGCTAAGGAGAAACGAGAGTTTTACATTCCACGCCTTGGAAGAGAAAGGAGTCTGTATGGAACCGAATTCGAGGTTAAGCTACGGAATGAATTATCACAAAGAGCGATTGCAAAGGAGTGTGCTGAATGGATAAAATCAAAAGTGCGGTTTAAATCCAACACTACAACAAGCACTATTCCTAATTTCCTCCATATTGATGCCGAGAATAAATTCGTGTATCAACCACTAAATAGTTTTACGACCACTAATCTTGGATGTGAGAAAGGCGATGAATTGTGTAATCCGGTCAATAGAATGCCTGCTCCTATTAGCGAAAACTACCTCAAGATTTTTAATGAATTGTGGAATGACAAAGCTAAGATGCAGGATGTTACAGAAGAGGTTATACGAAATATAACCGAGGTTTACAAGGAGAATAGCCCTGAGTTTATCTACTATGTCACGCTATATAATATCTTCAATGAGTTTTTGCAAGATATTTCAGAGGATGTTTTGCCCAATGAGGCTACAGGCTTTAAAGAGAGTATCATCTGGCGTAAGTTATATAACTTTCAACAAGATGCAGTCCTTGCCATCATCAATAAGTTAGAAAAATACAACGGTTGCATTCTGGCTGACAGCGTGGGGCTTGGAAAAACATTTACTGCACTTGCTACCATAAAATATTATGAAAGTCGAAATAAATCAGTTTTGGTTCTTTGCCCAAAGAAGCTGAACGACAACTGGATAACATACAGAAGCAATCTATTAAACAACCCCCTTGCAGGAGATCGGTTAAGATATGATGTATTGTATCATACCGATTTGTCTCGCACAAGCGGCTACTCCAATGGATTACCGTTAGACCGCATCAACTGGGCTAATTATGACCTTGTGGTTATTGATGAAAGCCATAACTTCCGCAACGGTGGGCAGTCTGAAGTCGATGACGACCAGTCGATGAATAGGTATCAGAAATTGATGAATAAGGTTATCAGGTCTGGAGTTAGGACAAAAGTTTTGATGTTGTCTGCCACGCCTGTAAACAATCGTTTTAATGACCTCAAAAATCAACTCGAACTTGCCTATGAGGGCAAATCATCGCAAATCAACAAACTGCTGAACACACAGAAAGGGATAGATGATATTTTCCGATTGGCTCAAGCTGCATTTAACAAATGGAGTAAATTTCCACCGGAAGAGCGAAATACGGATACTTTGCTAAAGATGCTTGATTTCGATTTCTTTGAGGTGCTTGATAGCGTAACCATTGCTCGGTCACGTCGGCATATCGAAAAATACTACAATACAGAAGCTATTGGCAAGTTTCCTACTCGACTTAAACCCATATCGCAGCGACCGCCATTTACAAAAAAGGAGGGAGCATTGAGCTACAACGAGATATATGATACGTTGATAGGTCTTAATCTGAGTATCTACACCCCATCGGAGTTTATACACGACAGTGCGAAGAACAAATATTTCGACGATGATGATTTTGGAACCGGACTATCTACCGGACGTGAAAAGGGTATCTGTAAATTGATGAGTACCAACTTGCTTAAACGTCTTGAGAGCTCTGTTTACTCTTTTCGCCTGACAACTCGTCGCATAAAAGCGTTAATAGATTCTACGATTGAGAAGATAGACAACCACTCGGCAAATGTGGAGTTGATTGATTTGAGCGAGGTAGAGTCAGAGTTTGAGATGGACGACCAAAATACCGATTTGTTTTCAGTAGGAAAGCGAGTTAAAATTGAGTTGTCCGACATGAACTACCTATCGTGGCGAGAAGAACTTTTATCAGACAGTCAGTCACTGGCGGCTCTGCTGCTCTTTATGGATGAGATACGACCAGAAGACGACGAGAAGTTACAAACGTTGCTTGAGGTGGTTAAAAAGAAAATATCTTCACCCCTTAATCCCGACAACCGTAAGATAATTATATTCTCAGCCTTCTCCGACACTGCCGAATACCTATATCAGCACGTTTCTCAAGTGGTAAAAGAGCAATTCGGACTCAATAGTGCCTTGATTACAGGTAGTATAGACGGACGCACAACCTGCCCGAAACTACGAACTGACTTAAACTCGGTGCTGACTTGTTTCTCGCCCCGTTCAAAGGAAAAGCATCTTTTGATGCCCGAAAGCAAGGACGAGATAGATATACTGATTGCTACCGACTGCATATCCGAAGGGCAAAACTTGCAGGACTGCGACTATCTGATAAATTACGATATACATTGGAATCCGGTTCGTATCATTCAGCGGTTCGGGCGTATCGACCGTATAGGAAGCAAGAACGACGTAATCCAGCTTGTGAACTTTTGGCCGGATATGAATCTGGACGACTACATCAACCTCAAATCGAGAGTTGAAACCCGAATGCGTATCTCGGTGATGACCTCTACGGGCGACGACGACCTAATAAACGAGGGCGAAAAGGGAGCCTTGGAGTATCGCAGCAAGCAACTCAAACGCCTGCAAGAGGAAGTTGTCGATTTGGAAGATATGAACGATGGTATCTCTATTATGGATTTGGGGCTGAATGAATTTAGACTTGACTTGTTGGAATATATCAAAGAGCACGGCGACATTGATAAAGTACCATTTGGTATGCACGCCATCGTGGAGGCAAAGGATGGATTGAAGCCGGGTGTTGTCTATGTACTCAAAAACATAAATAAAGGAGTAAACATCGACAGTCAGAACCGCCTGCATCCGTTCTATTTGGTCTATATCTCCGATGAGCAGGAGGTGATTTGCAACCATCTGCAACCTAAAAAGATGCTCGACATAGTGCGATTGATGTGTAAGGGCGTTGGCGAGCCAAATGCCAATTTGTGCCGGAAATTCAATACCGAGACAAAAGATGGGCGAAGTATGGGCAGATACTCCGAACTGCTGGGTAAAGCCATATCGTCCATCGTCAGCGTGAAGGAAGATAGCGAATTGGATAGCTTTTTCACCTCGGCAGAGACCGCGGCTCTTGGAAGTAAAATTTCGGGGTTGAATGATTTTGAGTTAATTTGTTTTATTGTAGTTAAGTGA
- a CDS encoding Methyl-accepting chemotaxis protein, whose amino-acid sequence MIQLPETTYYGKRMPKEKFYSHLEVSAAVKRSFVDDVDYFVWRNKLAPTTANLEMGDRVKEIALFEVRLKREEYNPTLFEYIDRNVPVYVVYLLRFEGNVRLLASYKEPSGNKSGVFRIVETFVSDWMPENDIDLFVDGLNLDSIYENFVRQIAGNKLKSAASENLVVDIEAEQRRAKIERQIAQLEAKRRNEKQFNRQMELSAEIKKLKEQI is encoded by the coding sequence ATGATACAGTTGCCCGAAACGACATATTACGGAAAGCGGATGCCCAAAGAGAAGTTTTACTCTCACTTGGAGGTGTCAGCTGCCGTGAAACGTAGTTTTGTTGACGATGTTGATTATTTTGTGTGGCGGAATAAACTTGCGCCGACCACAGCCAATCTTGAGATGGGCGATAGGGTGAAAGAAATTGCACTCTTTGAGGTTCGTTTGAAACGTGAGGAGTATAATCCGACACTGTTTGAATATATCGACCGCAATGTTCCGGTCTATGTGGTCTACTTACTACGGTTCGAGGGTAATGTGCGACTGTTGGCAAGCTACAAAGAGCCTTCGGGTAATAAATCGGGGGTGTTTCGTATAGTGGAAACTTTCGTGAGTGATTGGATGCCGGAGAATGATATTGATCTATTTGTTGATGGGCTGAACTTGGACTCTATCTATGAAAATTTTGTCCGCCAGATAGCCGGAAACAAGTTGAAATCTGCTGCAAGTGAAAATCTTGTTGTAGATATTGAGGCAGAACAACGTCGTGCCAAAATTGAGCGGCAGATTGCCCAACTGGAAGCTAAAAGACGCAACGAGAAACAATTTAACCGACAAATGGAGTTGTCGGCAGAGATTAAGAAACTAAAAGAACAAATATAG
- a CDS encoding ATP-dependent DNA helicase yields MSETSRIEYKRELNDKVELEKEVVAFLNYKEGGSIYFGIDKSGKTVGVSDIDETMLTIKNRIKDNILPSAMGLFDVVEERRDGLEIIRVIVASGSEKPYYHKKYGMTPRGCFIRIGTAAEQMTQSMIDSLFSKRTRNSIGKIRSNRQDLTFEQLKIYYEGKGLPLNSKFASNLGLQTEQGAYNYVGYLMADNNALSVKVAKYKGLNRIHLIENNEYGYCSIVKATKQVLDKIDLENRTRSRITSKDRIDTRMWNAIAIREAVINAIVHNDYTREVPPKFELFDDRIEITSAGGLPESLNEEEFFMGYSAPRNQELMRIYKDLELVEHLGSGVPRILETYSKECFVFTENFIRMVFPNAWNLNEEDKSNKQVTQQVTQQVTQQVTQQVTNEVIALVLLMNQEQKREELQNLLALKDRENFRRSYLQPAIKEGFIEMTIPDKPNSRMQKYRLTTKGREYQELLRKERGNK; encoded by the coding sequence ATGTCTGAAACAAGTCGTATAGAATACAAAAGAGAGCTCAATGATAAGGTGGAGCTTGAGAAAGAGGTTGTTGCTTTTCTGAATTACAAGGAAGGTGGCAGCATCTACTTTGGTATTGACAAGAGTGGTAAAACCGTAGGCGTTTCAGATATAGACGAAACTATGCTGACTATAAAAAATCGCATTAAAGATAATATCCTTCCATCAGCAATGGGACTATTTGATGTTGTCGAGGAGCGAAGAGACGGGTTAGAAATTATTAGGGTCATAGTTGCCAGTGGCAGTGAAAAGCCGTACTATCATAAAAAATATGGTATGACCCCAAGGGGGTGTTTTATTAGAATTGGTACAGCCGCTGAACAGATGACGCAATCGATGATTGACAGCTTATTTTCGAAGCGGACACGTAATTCTATTGGTAAAATACGGTCTAATCGTCAGGATTTGACTTTTGAACAGTTGAAGATTTACTACGAAGGAAAAGGGTTGCCGTTAAATTCCAAATTTGCATCCAATTTGGGATTGCAAACGGAACAAGGAGCCTACAATTATGTAGGCTATCTGATGGCCGACAACAATGCATTATCTGTCAAGGTGGCAAAGTACAAAGGTCTAAATCGTATTCATTTGATTGAAAACAATGAATATGGCTATTGCTCGATAGTCAAGGCCACCAAGCAAGTACTTGATAAAATCGACCTCGAAAATAGGACTCGTAGCCGTATCACTTCAAAAGATAGAATTGATACTCGTATGTGGAATGCCATTGCCATCCGCGAGGCTGTTATTAATGCCATAGTACACAATGACTACACCCGCGAAGTTCCACCTAAGTTTGAATTATTCGATGATCGCATCGAAATCACATCGGCCGGAGGTCTACCGGAATCCCTTAATGAAGAAGAGTTCTTTATGGGATATTCAGCACCTCGTAATCAAGAATTAATGAGAATATACAAGGACTTAGAGTTGGTGGAACATTTGGGATCAGGTGTCCCTCGTATATTGGAGACTTATTCTAAAGAGTGTTTTGTTTTTACCGAAAACTTTATCCGTATGGTATTTCCTAATGCTTGGAATTTGAATGAAGAAGATAAGAGCAATAAGCAAGTCACCCAGCAAGTCACCCAGCAAGTCACCCAGCAAGTCACCCAGCAAGTCACAAATGAAGTTATTGCACTGGTTTTGTTAATGAATCAAGAACAAAAACGAGAAGAACTACAAAATTTACTTGCATTGAAAGATCGAGAAAATTTCAGAAGATCTTATTTACAACCTGCTATTAAAGAAGGATTTATAGAGATGACAATCCCCGATAAGCCCAATAGTCGTATGCAGAAATATCGTTTAACCACCAAAGGGCGTGAGTATCAAGAGTTGTTGCGAAAAGAGAGAGGCAATAAATAG